Genomic window (Puniceicoccaceae bacterium):
GATTTACGTCAACCAGATCGCAAGTCCCAGCGAACAAAAATGGATCAAGCCCAGCATCGAGTTCATCGCCGCCATTCCGTCGGTGGTGCTCGGATTTTTCGGAATTGCGGTACTGGGTGAAACCTTGCGCCAAGTCTCCAATATCAGCTGGCTCGAATTTCTGCCGTTTTTCCCCATCGCGGAGCGACTGAATGCGCTGACGGCCGGCTGCCTGCTGGCCCTGATGGCAACGCCAACGATTTTCACACTCGCCGAAGATGCGATCAACAACGTGCCCAAGGCCTACAAGGAGGCATCGTTTGCGGTCGGTGCCACCCGCATGCAAACCATCCTGCACATCATACTGCCGACCGCGCTCTCCGGCATCATTTCAGCGGTACTGCTCGGCTTTGGTCGCGTGATTGGGGAAACCATGGTGGTGCTGCTCTGCGCGGGCAACCGCATCGCCATCCCCGAACTGAGCGAAGGACTGGGCGCAATCGTGCAGCCCGTCCACACCATGACCGGAATCATTGCGCAGGAAATGGGCGAGGTCGAGCGCAGCTCCATCCACTACCGGGCACTGTTTGTGCTCGGCATGCTGCTGTTCCTGATCTCATTGCTGGTCAACTGGCTCGCCCAGAAGATCGTGCACAAGTTCAAAATCTCCGTCTGATTCATGCAAGCCAACGCCATCCATCCCTTCGCCCGAAAGGAAACGCTGCACAGCCGCGTGGAGCGTTTCATTGCATGGTTACTACGCCTGGCGACCTGGTTCGTGTTGCTCTGTGCAGCGGCGATCTTTGGTACCATCATTTTTCGCGGAGCACCCGTTGTATTCCAGGCTGAAGCACCCTTTGTGAATCTCGATTTCCTGACTCAAGCCCCGGAAACACTGCATGTGTTTGAACTCGATGGTGAAAAATTCGAACTCTCTAATACCGAATTCCGTGCCCATTTTGCAGATGCGGAGACCCTGCCTGCCACTCAGACTTATTCCTACTCGGGTGGAGGCATTTTCCCGGCGATCATGGGAACCATACTACTCGTTGCGGGTTCCATGACCATTGCACTGATCATGGGCATCCTCAGTGCAATCTACCTCAGCGAGTACAGTAAACCAGGCCGATTTATCAACCTCATCCGACTCTCCATCATGAACTTGGCTGGCGTACCCTCCATCGTCTTCGGACTCTTTGGTTTTGGCATGTTTGTCATCGGCCTGAAATGGAATGTATCCCTGCTCTCGGGCTGGTTCACCCTCGCCTTCATGGTGCTGCCAATCATCATCACCGCCAGCGAAGAAAGCCTGCGCTCAATCCCTGCAGGCTTTCGGGAAGGAAGCCTCGCGCTGGGTGCGACCAAATGGCAGTCCATCCGCACGAACGTGCTGCCCTACGCGTTGCCCGGTATCCTCACCTCTTCCATTCTGGGAATCGCACGGGTGGCTGGTGAGACTGCCCCGATCATGTTCACCGCTGCCTATGCGATCCGGGACACCCTGCCCTGGCAGGTCGAACGCGCAACCGACTTCTTTTTTCAAGGCGTCATGGCGTTGCCCTATCACATTTATGTCGTATCATCCAAGATTCCGCAAAACGCCTACACCGAGCGCATGCAGTATGGGACTGCGTTCGTCTTTCTCATCATTGTCTTTCTGATTGCCTTCACATCGATCCTTTTGCGCATCCACATCCGAAAACGCTACAAATGGTAACCCGAGCATGCATCAAACTCCTATGACCCAAGCACGCGCTCAATCGTCCCCTGCTCCCGTTCAGCCGGAAACGGATGCAACCGCGATTTCCGTCAATGGTGTGGATTTCTGCTATGGATCCACGCAGGCATTGTTTGACGTGCAACTGCAGATCCCAGAACACCAGGTCACCGCATTTATTGGTCCCTCCGGTTGTGGTAAGAGCACATTGCTGCGCTGCTTCAATCGCATGAATGATCTCATCGAAGGTGCGCAACTGACCAGCGGCACCATTGAAATCGCAGGCCATAACATCTACGACCCTCAAGTCGACGTGATCGAGCTGCGCAAGAAGGTTGGCATGGTTTTTCAGAAATCAAATCCCTTCCCCAAAAGCATCTACGAAAACATCGCCTATGGCCTGCGCATGCAGGGTGTGAAAAAAAAGTCCGTTCTGGATGAGGCCGTCGAAAAGAGCCTCACCGGTGCAGCACTCTGGAACGAGGTCAAGGATCGCCTGCACACCAGCGGCACCAGCCTCAGTGGTGGACAGCAGCAGCGCCTGTGCATTGCACGCGCGCTCGCAGTCGAACCGAGCATCATGCTCATGGACGAACCCTGTTCGGCCCTCGACCCCATCGCCACCGCCAAGGTCGAGGAACTCATCTTTTCGCTGAAACAGCAATACACGATCGTGATCGTCACCCACAGCATGCAGCAGGCGGCCCGGGTGTCTGACAACACCGCCTTCTTCTATCTGGGAAAGCTTGAAGAATACGGAAAGACTTCTACGCTCTTCATGAATCCCAAAAACCCGCAGACTGAGGCCTACATCTCCGGGCGTTTCGGCTAAGGCGCAGATTCACTCACTTTCATCCCCACATCCATCTCATGAAGCGATTTTTCGACGTCGAACTCGACACCTTCCGCGCTCACATCTCGCGCATGCTGACACTGACGCATCAACAGACCCGTCTTGCCGTGGAAGGACTGCTCGAGCGGGATAAGGCCAAATGCCAGCGTGTGCTCGAAATCGAAAAAGAGGTGGACCAGCTCGAAATTGAAGTGGACGCCGAGGCCGTTCGCTACCTCAACCTTCGCGCTCCCATTGCATCTGAGCTGCGCCTGATCATGGCGGGTTCCCGCATGAGTCACGAGTTTGAACGCATTGGTGATGAGGCCAAAAAAATCGCAAAACGTGCCCTGCGCACGGAAACCCTGCATCCCGAACCTTTTGTTGAAGGGGTGAGAGCGATGTATGAATTGATCGATAGCGTCTTCGACGGCCTGCACCGCATGTTTTCCGAAATTGATGCATCCGATGGCACCCTCCTCATGCGCAAGGATGCAGAAATTGATCGCATCAACAAAAACCTGCAAAACCTGCTCATGGAAGCCATCGAACAACACGATCTTGCGCTCAAGGCTGGGTTTGACCTGGTTTCCGTATCGCGCTCACTCGAGCGCATCGGTGATCACACACAAAATCTGGTGGAAAACATGGTCTTTCTGGTCACCGGTGCCGATATCCGGGAGGAGTAGGCATTCGCAGCCTGCGACGAGCACAGGCCCTACGAAATTTTCCAAAAAAAGGATCTGACCGCCCGCAGGTGATAAGCCGGATTCTGTCTCCCGTTGCCGGGCGTTGTTCATTTGTCTGACCCCGACGTGAATCAGGATCCTCCACCGAAGTGAAGCGCAGCATACCCGGAACCTTAAGGACGGGCCGCCCAGTTCCCTATTTTGCCTTGCACCGGATGGGGTTTATCCTGCCATCCCGATTACCCGGAATGCGGTGGGCTCTTACCCCGCCATTTCACCCTTACCCTTCGCTTACGCTCAGGGCGGTTTGTTTTCTGTGACACTTTCCGTCACTGACTGTTACCGTCAGTGCCCCCGCTTTCACGAGGCATCCTGCCCTGTGGTGTCCGGACTTTCCTCTATTCTGCTTTGAAAGAACAGCGAACAACTTCCTGCGAAGCGATCATTGTCAAGGATGCTGCCCGCGTTGATTCCCACATGCAAGCGCTTTTCGACGCAGACGAAAACCGCAATCGCACAACCTCGGGTGACAAGGCAAACTCCAGTGTGGACTGTTTTCCAGTGCCATTGCCGAGCGTAGAGGAGAAATGGCGCGCAGGAGCGCACTCCATACGATGAAAGGTGTGGATACTCAAGACCTCACCTGTATCAACCCCCAACGGTCGAACTACCCTGGACTCCGACAGCTTTCGCTATCAATAGGATCAGCGGTTATAGAGAGATTCCCTCCTCCAAGTTGCGGCACCAATCTCGGCCTTTGATTCACCACATAGGGCGACTAGATCACGGCGGGCGGATTCGCATCTTGATTCCTGCTGGATCAAATGATCGAGATACTCTCGAACCAGCGCGTTGACGGAAGTGGAGCATTCCACCGCGATTCTACGGGCTGCCGACAGCTTCTTTTCATCGATTCGAAGGGTGAGGTTTTTCATAATGCACACATTATGTGCATTGTGCAATGCGCCAAGGCAGACTGACGATCACGATACGAGACCATCCGAACTATCCTGATCCCGATCAGATTCTGAGAGCCCCTGAGTTGTGTTCGGTCAGGACACCTCACTCCCCTCCATCGACGGTACGTTGGAGGCTGGATGCGCTTGATGGCAACGTCATCAATCTGCATGCGCAAAAAAAAGCCGGCGGCGGCACTATGCAACCACCGACCGGCCAGAACCCAAAAAATTCAGGGTATTCCGGGATCTTTCTACCTCCGTCCTGCCTTGGAGATAGGGTTGAGACCCCGGAAAAAGACCCAGATTCTTGTTTAGAATGAGAATCGGGCGCTCAGCGAATAGCTGCGAGGCTCGAGGAAGTAGTAGAACGGCTCCAACTGCCCCGTTGTCGTATTGTAATTCGACGCGAGCACCTGCTTGTCGTTGTTCTCGAGCAGATTGTCGACGTTGAGCTGCAGACGAACGGGGATGCCCTTCATCTCGAATTCGTAGGCCAGCATGGCATTTGCAAGGTAGTAGGAATTCCCCTTGAAAATCTCGGCCTTCGGATTTTCCAGCGTTGCCGGGTTCACCCCGAGCACCGCATCCCCGCGATACTTCACTCCGCCACCAATGGTCAGACCCCGGATGGGTCCATCACTGAACGTGTAGGCAGTGAAGAGGTTTGCGTTCCAGGGACGAATGTTGGTTTCCGTGACACCTTCTCCTGCTTTGACGACGGCCATGAGGTTGTCCAATCCATCAATCAGGTCACCCACCGTGTTGTTGCCCAAAAAGCCAGGGGAACGACTGGTATCGTAGGGGGTGGAGCGCCACTGTTCCCACTCGCTGCGATGCTTTTTGATGTAGGAATTGAGGTGTGTGCCGAGATCCGACACAGCATTGTCAGTCTTGCTGACGTTAAACGAGATTCGCCAGTTGTCCGTCGGATTGGCAGTGAGTTCAAACTCCCAGCCGTCCGAACTCTGCGCACGCGTATCCCGACCTCCGGCGCGATGACCATTCGGATCGTTCTGATCCGTAAGAATCGTCTCACTGCCTCCGTTGAGGATGGTGGTCCAGATCGCACTGATGTAGTTCGTGAAACGTCCGTCAAATCCAGTGGAAGCATTTTCCTGAGCCACCGAAAAATAGCCAAGATTGGCATGGACCCTTCCGTCGAAGAGGCGGAATTTCAACCCAATGTCTTCTCCGACTCCCTTGAGTGCTCCGATTTCACGTCCAGCCCTCAGGGACTCATCTTCGAACGCCTGCGCTCCGGCCTGTGGCTGGAAGTTGGTGGACTTGTTGGCATAGATGCTCAAACCCTCCACCCAGGGCAAATGGTAAACCAAACCAACGGTGTAGGTGTCGCCGCTTTCCTCCTGAGGAGCCAAGGAATCTGCAAGTCCAATTGCCTCACCGGTTCCGTTGGGATCATTGATGCGGCCTGAGTTTTCGATGCTGACTTCATCCCGGCGCACACCAAGTGTGGTGATCAGGGATTCACTCAGGAAGGTGCTTTGAATCGCAAATGCTGCAGAATCAATTTCCGTTTCTCCTCGGGTCCAGTTGTTTCTCACAAATCCGCCGGAAAAGCGGTACTGCGGATTTCCATAAAATACACTGTCAGATAGCGGATTCTTGAAAGGATCTGGCACTCCGCGCTGATCGAGATCGGAGGAAAAATAATCGATATGCGTCGCACGACCTCCGTAGTTGTTGCCACTGAAGTAGTTCACATCCGGCCGATCTGGTGATACGTTCGCCTCACGGAAGCTTTCCGTTTCCTGAGTCGTGGTTGAACGGCTCACGAAACCCACAATCATGTGATTGCCGGCCTTGCCCAAATCGAGGTTATAACTCGCGCTCAGGCGAATGTCTTCCTGATCATCATCCCGCAGGCTATAGGTGGGAACGTAATTGATGATGGGAGTGCCCACAAACGGATTTGTGATCGGCGAATTGAGATTGAGTGCGCCCACCCCTTGTCCGGTCGTCTCAGGTCCGCCTTCTGTAGCGTCAAAGTTTCCATCCGTGGAGAAGGACGGAAGCATGGAAGTCACATCGAGCTTGTAAGCGATCTCGGCAAAGAGCATGGGTGCCTGGTTTCGGCGGTCCGCCTGGATCGATTGTGCGGTCAGGTTGATATTGAAATTTGATCCGATTTTCTGATCCACAGAAGCATGCAGCACGTGGTAGTCGGTGAAATTCACGGCACCGGGTCCTGTCGGATTCGCAGTTCGGGGCATGATTGACTCATCGTCGATGAACTGCGGCGTGTTGTAGCCTGCAGTATTGTTGTGAAACGAAGTGCGATAGTAGCGCTTGCCTTCGCCTCGGGTTCCGACCCAAACGAGCTTGTTTGCAAGCGGTCCATCCGTGAGGTAGATTGTCGGAGTTCCCAAGTGAGCTGTGCGACGTTCAAAGGTTTGCCCCTCCGGCGGAGTGTTGACGAGACCGTTGGAAGGCGAACCCGCAAAGGAACGCTGTTGTGCGTAGGTTTCATCATCTGCGGACCAGGGAGATTCCGGTGTACCGAAGTTGACAAAATAACGACCCTGATCGACCCAGCTCGAGATCTGGTCTACCGCATTCCAGGGACGTACGCGGTTCTGCTCGAGTTCGCCGAACTCCGTATGGATGCGAATTTCAGTCTTTTCGAGAGGACGGGCAGTCAATGCCAACGCTCCGCGTTTCTGATCATCCCGCGCAAAATCCTTCCAGCCATCTGCCGATTGCAGCAGTCCGTTAAAGCGTACTGCCAACTTGCGGTCCAAAAAGGCGCGATTGACGTCGAGCGATGCACGCTGCTCCGACCAGCTACCCGTGCGAAGCGTCAAATGCGTGGCGTTGTTTCCGAGAATGGCGGACTTGACCGTGGTATTGACAATGCCTCCGGGTCCTCCAACCCCGAAAATCATGGAATTGGGTCCACGTGCAACCTCAATGCGTTCGATATTGAAGCTGTCGGACGCCAGCGTGGTCGGGAAGTAGTCACGGGTCGCCACTGCATTACGGTATCCGCGGATCTGGATGTTGTATTCATTCCCAACCAGTCCGTTTCCCGTCGAAGCACCTACATTTGAAGCACCTCCGCCGATGTCGATGTCGGTGTTCAACCCATAGGAGATGGCATCGTTGATATTGGTCGCCCCGATGTCTTCGAGGAACTCAAGGGTCAGCACCGAGATGGATGCGGGGGTATTTTGCAGTGATTGATTCAAACGGCTGCCCGACAGGGTGTTGGTGGCCGTGTAGCCGGAGTCTTTTGAGGTATCAATGACAAACGGCGACAAGTCATAGACATCGCTATCACCGTCATCGGAGTCGTTTTGCGAATTGGCCGGATTGACCACAGCGACAAGGAATGCAAACAGCGTTGTCAGCAGTTTTTTGTCCTTTGCAGGTTTCGTATTCATTTGGTTTATTTCGGGATTTTTGCTGTCTCCCGCCTGCAATTGCCCACTTGCGCCATGCTCCGAAGCTGTGCTCACGCGCCGGATGATGATGGTTCCGGTTCCATGGTCCCTCGTCGCGGACAGGGGGGTGTCCGCAATCAGAGACTCAACGGCCTCGAATGCTGAGAGTTGCCCCTCAATGGCATTCAACCGCAATCCTTGAATATCTTCGACGGCATAGATCAGTGGAACATCCACCATTTCGAGAAAAAGTCGAAAAGCCTCGTCTGCTTCCAAGCTGGGTAAGTGAAGGAAGTAGCGTTGATTTTCGGAGCCTGAATGGGGGGAAATGTTGCTCTGATTTGCCGCTTGGCATATGGGCAGGAATGCGATCTGCGTGAGAATGAACCAGGCTACTTTGCGTATCGACATGTTAACTGCATCCAACGCATACCTTTGACTTTTTCAGAAGTCAAAAGCTATGTAGTCTGAAACATTCATCTTCGAATAATGGAGTAAGTTGGGCTTTCACAAGCCGGGGTTCACTGGAGAAGTCGCACCGTCACCCCAAATCCCCTAAAAGAAAGTTGTCTTTTTTGCAGCAACGCAAAACACGTTCACAACTCGTTCCCTATCAACAGGCAATAAAGAAATAAACCTGCAAATGCAGTTTCAGTTTTCCGCAGGCGCCGATTCGTCACCCACAATATACACTCCCGGCTCAATCTGTTTTGAGGGAATGTGATAGGCCGTTTCGAGGATGCGGAGAAAACTCATCACATCATCACTCGGGAAACGGCCTCCGATTTTGAATTCATGGAGTCTATTGTCGATGATGATCATTCGGCATCCGGTTTTCTGTTCAAAGCTCTGCGAAATCTCAAGCAGGGTCTCCCCCTCCAGAGTCAGAAGTGACTTTCGCCACTGCAGACGTTCGTCGATTTCCTCGCCATCGGCTTTGAAAACAGCCAGCTCCAGAGGACGTGTCCCCGTTCGATTGACAATTTCGACCCGACTGCCAGCATCGAAGAACTCTTCTGATACCGGGTTATCTACAACGTCATCAACTACAGGCGTGTCTTCCGACATCGACGGTGCCCGCTGCTCAGAGATGGAAATCGTTCCTTCGGTGACGATCACTTCGATGCGGTCTGCCATTTTCACGTTGAACGCAGTGCCCACGGCCTGGATTCGCACACCATTCACAAAAACCGAAAAGGGCCGATCCGAATCCTTCACCACACTGAAATGGGATTCGCCGTTGAGCAGATCGATGCGACGTTCCGTCGTCGAAAATGCGATCTTGAGCGTCGAATGCGTATTCATGCGCACGAGCGAACCGTCTGACAAGATCCGTGTAATAGGACTCTCGGTTGCCTCGATCAGACTGGCATGCTCAAACGCGTCCGCAGATGACTGAAAATGCCGGATGCCCAACCATGCGGAGAGGGTCAGTGAAAGCATCACCACTGCGGCTGCCGCCATACCCACGCCTGAACGCCACCACGGGGTTTCCAACCTGGGTTTAGACAGGTCACCCAGCAGGTCATCGACAAAATAGGATGGCAGCTCTGCGACCCGTTGTTGAATGCTGCGATGCGATTCGATCTGCTCGGCCAACTGCGGATCGTTTTTAAGCTCTGATTGCAGTTGCTTCGATTCCGACGGAGTCAGACCACGATCAAGCTTCACAAACCATGCGGCACTCGCATCCGCCAGAACGGAGTCAGAATCAGATTGATGGGAAGTCTGTTTACGCATCAGAAGGGTTCAGGGTCGGGTTACGCCCACATTTTCCAGGAATTTGCGGCACTTCTTGAATCCAATGGTCAGCTGAGTTTCCACTGTTTTCACCGATACATTCAATCTTTTTGCAATTTCTTTGTGAGGTAGGTGGTGATAATTTCTGAGCAGGAAGATGATTCTGCATTTCTCGGGCAGCTGCGTGATCGCCGATTTCATCAATTCGACCTCATCGGACACTTCAAGCTGCTCGATGAATGCATCTGCATCACTAGGGAAGTCGCACGAGTCTTCGTTTTCCCGTAAAGGAGAAATGCGGGATGTATATTTTTTTCGCAAATGATCGCGTGTGATGTTCCGCGCAATGCTGAAAAGCAGGCTGCGAGCATTGTGGATCGTTGCTGCATTCTGAATCTTCATCACCCGAAAAAATGTTTCCTGAACCACATCGTCCACTTCTACTCCTTCAGGCAAGCTATTTCTCAAATACGCTCTCAACGCGTATTCATTCGGTCGTACTTCGACTTCGAACCAGTCAGCTTTTTGTTGGGGAGACATGTTTTGGGTTGAGCGTGAAACCGAACAGAGCAATCACTTCCGACCAAACCGACTGGATTGCCAATCAGACAAAGCCCGTCCTGCTTCAAAAAGCGGCTTCAGGCAAGCTTGTGGTGCCACGCACCTGTCAATGGGTATTCGGGGGAAGAGAAGCATCCAACGGCTCATCATGAATGGGGGATTGAGAGCTGAGAACACTGTCAAATGAACAGTAGTTTCAGAGATTCTGAACAGGAACTCAGCTCTGTCAATTACAGTGTCAAAAATCCCAATCCACGTTCTCGTCTTCTTCATGAAAGTGCGAGCTGCGCCTGCTCGCATCGCAGAAAATGCTGACGGCACTTCTGCATGCCAATCAAACCCTGATTCTGAACCGTAAACTTCGAAAGTCCCATTCGATTTGCAATCTCCTGATGGGAGAGTCCCTCAAACTTGCGCATGGTGAAGATCATTCGACATCGCTTTGGTAATGTGCTGATTGCCTCTTTCAATATCGACACTTCCTCGGCCTTTCGGACCTGTTGAAATGGATCCGGTTGCTCAAAAGGGACGTACTGAAGCAATAAATCCAGATCGGCATCCGCACGATTCTCGATCTTGGTGTGCCGGATTTTGTTGAGTGCAAGATTTCGAGCGGTTGAAAACAGAAACGCGCGAACATTGCGGATGTCATGACTCTTTGCATACTGAATCATCCGCAGCATCGATTCCTGTACAAGATCCTCAATGTCCCCCGCATCGGGAAAACGATTCTCCAGCCATCGCTGTAACGCATCGCGATGCGAGATCATTTCGTACACAAGGGCATCCAGATCATGTTGTGACAGGGGGTTTGGCATAGCAGCAGACTCTCAGGGGGTTTCCAAGAACGTCGCACCGTCCCCGGAAAACCCCTAAAAGAAAACTAGAAACGCTTGCGAATCCGGGCTAACCTGAAGCCACAGACCCAGGAAGCAGATTCTTTGCGTTATGAAATTTTTTCGGTAACCTTTTTGCAGCAACGCGGTATTCCTCCACATATGCGATCCATGCTTTCCCAACCTTCAGATCGGTGTGAACGAACCCAGTGACAATCAATTGATGCAATCTGTTCGCACCGGAACACTTCAGGCCATGAACACCTTGTTTACCCGCCATCGATATCCGCTGCTCAGTTACTTCCGCAACATGGGTGTGAGGTCGGACGATGCGGAGGATCTCGTGCAGGAGGTGTTCTGGAGGATGTTGCGCTATCGGGAAAGCTTCCAGAATCATCACAGCTTTCGAGCCTGGATGTTTCAAATTGCCCGAAATTCACTGCGTGACGCGCAGAAGAAGCGACCACCCCTGCACTTGGATTCAACCGGGGATGATCCTACCGACGCGATCTCTTCCGACCCTCGGGAAACGGCAACACACCAGTCGGATGTCGAGCACCTGCGCATCGCTCTGGATACGCTACCAGAGTCCAAAAGGGAAATCCTCGTTCTCGCGCGCTTTCAACACTTCACCCACCTGGAACTTGCAAACGTGCTCGGCTGCAGTGAAGGGGCCGCAAAGGTTCGCCTGCACCGAGCGCTGAATGCGCTCAGACAATCCTACACACAACAACTTCACACATCCATTTCAAACCGATGAACCCGCATGATACATCCGATCCCCTCTGGGATAAACTGGGAACCCTTCCGCTTCCCTCGCCGGGGGATGAATCCCATTCGCACCAGTTGTTCAAGCTGCGCCTGCAGGCCTATGCAGATGGCCATGCAGATGGCAGTCAATCCGCTCGCCGCACTCAGACTGCACACGGCGGATCCGCAAACAAAACCAAAATGACCTTGTTTGCGGCATGGGTTGGAATGACGGCTGCAGTCTGCATGGGCTTGCTGCACATGCTGCAGCTCCAAAACCAGCATGCCCTTCAGCAGGAACTCCGCTCTCTACGCCAGCTTTGGGTGGAAAGTCAGCTGCAGCAGATCTCTCCTGCCGCCCGCGTCGCCAGTCTTCGTAAAGCCACAGACTGGATCTCACAGGACTCCCGGCTGCTCGCTCCGTTTCTGCAAACCCTCAACAGCGATCCCAGTGTCAATGCACGCCTCTCCGCACTCGATGGATTGAGTTCCAGTCTAGGTTCGGCGACGATGCGTACCATCCTGCTGCAATCGATACCACTTCAGGATTCCCAAATCGTGAAACAGGAGATCCTTCGCCACCTGAAAGCCTCAACTCCAGCATCGCAGTGGCAACAGGTTCGTCATTCCCTTCATGTTCTCGATCCCGCCGCACTTGAATTGCTGGACCATACGACCCAGGCACCCACCGAATCCTACCCGATTTTATGAATATGAAACAGTTATTATCACAACTCCAGCTCACCTCAGCCTGGATCGCGTTCACCAGCACACTGATAACGGTACACGCCGATCCGGAGGATCTCACGTTCCGTGCGCTCCAATCATTTGGCTCCGACAAATCCACCCTGAGCAATGATGACTTTTGGAAGGATTTTCAAACCCGGACCCTTGAGCAAAGCTTTGAGGCAAGTCCAGGAACTAAGCTGGAAATGAGGATTGAAGACGCCGATGTTGTCATCTCCTCCCACACCGAACCCGGGATCCAGATCCGATTCGAACATGCCGTGAAGGCCAACAACGCCCACCATGCCAAGCCGTTTTTCGACAGCTATGACGTTGCGTTTGAGTCGACGGCACGTGGTTTGCAACTTCATGCGAAGTTCACCCATCGACTCCGGGAATTCCGAAGCAGCCCCTCACAGGCCCGGTTCGAAATCCTCGTGCCAGCCGACTACCCGCTGGCGATTCATCTCGTTGACGGAGATCTCGCAATGGAGCATTTGTCCGGAGCAAACTCCATCCACCTCGTTGATGGCAAGCTCAACGCACGCGACATCAACGGAACTCTGCAGGCAAACATTGTTGACGGTGATTTCACACTGGAGCAGATGATGGGTACTCTCAATGTTCGGCTCACGGATGGCGACCTGACCGCCACTTCAATCAGCGCTCCCGTTCAGGCTCAAGTCACCGATGGGGACATCCACATGAGTTGGGCAGGTTCCGTGGTTGAGGCAATCCAGCTCGCAACCACAGATGGCGATGTCGCCCTTGAATTTCCATCTGATGCGGCATTCAACCTCAATCTCGTGGTGACTGACGGTAAGGCCGTCGTTGGGTTTCCGGTGGAACAACGCCAGCAAAAATCCGACTCCACCATCGTGATCAGCCGAATTAACGGTGGAGGAGCGCCAGTCTCCATCACAACCACAGATGGGGATGTGCGGCTCAAAGCAAGAAAGACGAACTGAGAGGTTCCGTCGTGCGACAACAAGGGATCGATGGTGGAATCCTGCCACGTCCACTGTTCATTCGTTTTCGGAGGACCGTACATTCCCAGATGCTTCCGTTCGTTGAAAACTGCTCCTGT
Coding sequences:
- the pstA gene encoding phosphate ABC transporter permease PstA yields the protein MQANAIHPFARKETLHSRVERFIAWLLRLATWFVLLCAAAIFGTIIFRGAPVVFQAEAPFVNLDFLTQAPETLHVFELDGEKFELSNTEFRAHFADAETLPATQTYSYSGGGIFPAIMGTILLVAGSMTIALIMGILSAIYLSEYSKPGRFINLIRLSIMNLAGVPSIVFGLFGFGMFVIGLKWNVSLLSGWFTLAFMVLPIIITASEESLRSIPAGFREGSLALGATKWQSIRTNVLPYALPGILTSSILGIARVAGETAPIMFTAAYAIRDTLPWQVERATDFFFQGVMALPYHIYVVSSKIPQNAYTERMQYGTAFVFLIIVFLIAFTSILLRIHIRKRYKW
- the pstB gene encoding phosphate ABC transporter ATP-binding protein PstB — its product is MTQARAQSSPAPVQPETDATAISVNGVDFCYGSTQALFDVQLQIPEHQVTAFIGPSGCGKSTLLRCFNRMNDLIEGAQLTSGTIEIAGHNIYDPQVDVIELRKKVGMVFQKSNPFPKSIYENIAYGLRMQGVKKKSVLDEAVEKSLTGAALWNEVKDRLHTSGTSLSGGQQQRLCIARALAVEPSIMLMDEPCSALDPIATAKVEELIFSLKQQYTIVIVTHSMQQAARVSDNTAFFYLGKLEEYGKTSTLFMNPKNPQTEAYISGRFG
- the phoU gene encoding phosphate signaling complex protein PhoU, which produces MKRFFDVELDTFRAHISRMLTLTHQQTRLAVEGLLERDKAKCQRVLEIEKEVDQLEIEVDAEAVRYLNLRAPIASELRLIMAGSRMSHEFERIGDEAKKIAKRALRTETLHPEPFVEGVRAMYELIDSVFDGLHRMFSEIDASDGTLLMRKDAEIDRINKNLQNLLMEAIEQHDLALKAGFDLVSVSRSLERIGDHTQNLVENMVFLVTGADIREE
- a CDS encoding TonB-dependent receptor plug domain-containing protein, producing MSIRKVAWFILTQIAFLPICQAANQSNISPHSGSENQRYFLHLPSLEADEAFRLFLEMVDVPLIYAVEDIQGLRLNAIEGQLSAFEAVESLIADTPLSATRDHGTGTIIIRRVSTASEHGASGQLQAGDSKNPEINQMNTKPAKDKKLLTTLFAFLVAVVNPANSQNDSDDGDSDVYDLSPFVIDTSKDSGYTATNTLSGSRLNQSLQNTPASISVLTLEFLEDIGATNINDAISYGLNTDIDIGGGASNVGASTGNGLVGNEYNIQIRGYRNAVATRDYFPTTLASDSFNIERIEVARGPNSMIFGVGGPGGIVNTTVKSAILGNNATHLTLRTGSWSEQRASLDVNRAFLDRKLAVRFNGLLQSADGWKDFARDDQKRGALALTARPLEKTEIRIHTEFGELEQNRVRPWNAVDQISSWVDQGRYFVNFGTPESPWSADDETYAQQRSFAGSPSNGLVNTPPEGQTFERRTAHLGTPTIYLTDGPLANKLVWVGTRGEGKRYYRTSFHNNTAGYNTPQFIDDESIMPRTANPTGPGAVNFTDYHVLHASVDQKIGSNFNINLTAQSIQADRRNQAPMLFAEIAYKLDVTSMLPSFSTDGNFDATEGGPETTGQGVGALNLNSPITNPFVGTPIINYVPTYSLRDDDQEDIRLSASYNLDLGKAGNHMIVGFVSRSTTTQETESFREANVSPDRPDVNYFSGNNYGGRATHIDYFSSDLDQRGVPDPFKNPLSDSVFYGNPQYRFSGGFVRNNWTRGETEIDSAAFAIQSTFLSESLITTLGVRRDEVSIENSGRINDPNGTGEAIGLADSLAPQEESGDTYTVGLVYHLPWVEGLSIYANKSTNFQPQAGAQAFEDESLRAGREIGALKGVGEDIGLKFRLFDGRVHANLGYFSVAQENASTGFDGRFTNYISAIWTTILNGGSETILTDQNDPNGHRAGGRDTRAQSSDGWEFELTANPTDNWRISFNVSKTDNAVSDLGTHLNSYIKKHRSEWEQWRSTPYDTSRSPGFLGNNTVGDLIDGLDNLMAVVKAGEGVTETNIRPWNANLFTAYTFSDGPIRGLTIGGGVKYRGDAVLGVNPATLENPKAEIFKGNSYYLANAMLAYEFEMKGIPVRLQLNVDNLLENNDKQVLASNYNTTTGQLEPFYYFLEPRSYSLSARFSF
- a CDS encoding FecR domain-containing protein, with protein sequence MRKQTSHQSDSDSVLADASAAWFVKLDRGLTPSESKQLQSELKNDPQLAEQIESHRSIQQRVAELPSYFVDDLLGDLSKPRLETPWWRSGVGMAAAAVVMLSLTLSAWLGIRHFQSSADAFEHASLIEATESPITRILSDGSLVRMNTHSTLKIAFSTTERRIDLLNGESHFSVVKDSDRPFSVFVNGVRIQAVGTAFNVKMADRIEVIVTEGTISISEQRAPSMSEDTPVVDDVVDNPVSEEFFDAGSRVEIVNRTGTRPLELAVFKADGEEIDERLQWRKSLLTLEGETLLEISQSFEQKTGCRMIIIDNRLHEFKIGGRFPSDDVMSFLRILETAYHIPSKQIEPGVYIVGDESAPAEN